Within the Drosophila miranda strain MSH22 chromosome Y unlocalized genomic scaffold, D.miranda_PacBio2.1 Contig_Y2_pilon, whole genome shotgun sequence genome, the region GTTGCTTCTGGTGCTCCTTGTTGCAATAGCGCACAATTTTACAGCGAGTGCAAGTCTGGGAGGCCGCAACTCCGCATACGGCacagtccatgctccgcatgcTCGATATATGTTGTCTGTAGACGCGGAATATGATTCCCAAACTAAACTGTCGAAATTGTTACGTTGGCAGCGATTCGGTTGATTTTGTCCGCCACCGGCTAAGATTTGTGCTTATTTTTAGCGCGCTTCCCCAAACAAGAGCAAAAGAGTTTGCCATACTCACGCAATAATTACactccgctctctctctctcttcataGAGGTCAAAAATCGAATTCCTCCAGTATGGGGgaatattagatttgtggggaAAGTGGATAtgtgtaacacccagaagAAAACGTTTCGGACCCCATTACAAAATATATTGTTTTCTTATGATTGATATGAAATGCCAAGCGCTGCCCATTTTCATCTTCCCCTTCTGCACAATGAGCTTCCCGGCGGGCATTCAAACGTACTGGCTTACTGGACATGCACCAACTTCATCTCACTGGGATAGGTGGCCGCTGTGTGTGGAATTCGTTGGATTTCCGCCTTCAGCCCTGTTGGAGCTTTGCCAGCGCCCTGGCTTTAGTTTTTTACTACGCAAATACTACGAACCAAATATTTAATCATATTTAAGAGTCTTAATGAAAATTTCGAAGAAACCGAAATGATTTTAAAGTAAACATTAAATTTTTACATCTGATGCCAGCCTTCTTTCGCGCAGATCTTGTGGAGTGGCTGCGGTCCTTAGTGCTCGAGTGGTTTCCAGATTGGCAAAACGCTAGTCAATACGGGTGCGATACGTCCCATTCCCTCACGTTTCACTGCGACGTCGGTACTTGCAACAGTGACTCCTAGGGTACATGCACAGAATTGCATCATTATTCGAAGTCGGAGTTAAGGTCTTCTCATCCTCATCCAAGATCATTCCCCTTGAACGACCCACCGCTGCATCTTCATCAATCGGTGCAATTTTTAGACCCGACCCAATTAACGGTTGTCCTCGTAGAGAATTCTGGTTTTCTTCAACTTTATTTTGCTGTTTTATCCGTCGCTGATTACAAAATTGAACCGTACAAAACATTCGGCAATTGGAAACAGATAAAGTTACAATTACTATAGCACGTAGGTTGCATTATGAGGGGACTTGATCAATGAAGGCATAATATATAGTAAATACAATTGATTTAGATTTGATTGTACACTAGTAGCTCTATAGTCTAGTACGGCTCTTGTGGCGCGTCCAAGTCCCGGTAGTGTGATCTGTGTGATCGATAATCAAAACCACCGGGTCTGTAAGCAACGAGAATGAACGAGAAGGAATTTAGATATTGTGTTGAATATTacatgtttatttatttagtaTATAGATTCGCCCTTTCGGCAACGTCATCTCTGAACGCGATTTTATTTATAGTTATAGTCGGTTTCTAAATACAATTGGCAAATCATTGTACACGAAAACAGATATCGGTATTCATATATAAATCAGCTttataatatatgtatatatgatTGATTGTTCTTTCTTGCTAGAATTGTTTGAGTCGAATGTTGGGTCGAAACAGGATCattagatcagatcagatttaCAGATCATTTACATTGCAGTGTAATATTTTTTCATGTGTGTACTGGTATTGGGCTAATCAACTAGTCAAATATATCGGAATTTAAGGGCGCATCCAAATCATGGTAACCGACAAGCCGGCGGTGGTGTTCCAAAGGCAATTCCCTGCAAAAAATTTGCGACACAAGAAGATTGTGACAAATTTCGTTTTAGaccaacagaaacaacaaaatataggAAACAAAGACGTTAAAGAGGGCGATCTAATCATATCTGAGAGGTGACTAAGAACTGAACAGACGCTGTGTGGCGGCCGCTTCAAGCTGGCCATTCCGCAGCTCGGTTCAATTCTGTTTCATGGGTCATCTTCATGATACCACCGAGGATACAGGGATATTTTGAAAATGGAGCAAGGAGAAAGTGTAGTACGTTTAACGTTTAAATGCTGGAGAGGGCAACCTCTCAGGGATAATAGTTGAGAAAACAAATCTCCTAAGAAGCTCCGTTAGGAGAGTGAATGTGGATCGCATGAGAACCGAAGCCATTCCAAGTTATAACGCGCTTAGACTAAAAGTAGAGTTAAGGCAAGCGAGTGGCTCAAGTACTAACCTGCGAGCAGGTGGGAAGTGGCGTCCACCACGGCCACCCCCCATCATGTGGCCACCAAAGCTATACGGCATCCCAGACATTGGGGTATACATCGGCGGACGGTATCTGGAAAAAGAAATGCACATTTATTCCGCGATCGAGGAATTTGAATATGATTGCGTTGCACTCACCCTCCGGGCCCACGAACAGACTCCGTTTCAGGGCGCTTGACGCTGCCGGGGTGCTCTGGCAACTGTGGACGCTTCGGGTCGCGTAGATAGTTGTTGAAATATTGCACCTCCTTGCGGACCTCATCAACCTTTTCCTCATGCTTGTTGAAAATGTGCTTGCGGATAAATTCGGGTCCCTTGAACTTCTTTCCCGAAAGCGGACATAGCCATTTGTCCTTGGCCAGCTCCTGAGTGTTGGCCTGCACAAACTTCTCCACCTCAGTGTCGGCATTTTTTGCACCGAGATCCTTGATCTGATCTTCGCTGAGCAGCGCGGTTTTGGTCAGAAATTGCAGAAGCTTACCCTCGTAGGACTTGATGTATTCATTGAGCTCGTTGCTGGTGACACGAGAGGGAGCTGGGCCACGGGCGTGGATGATGCCACAGCGATTGGGCATCTCGTCTTCGTAGGGGTACTCGCAATGGTTGTAGTAGTCCACCGAGTGGACAATCCGTAGGTACAGCACTAGACGATCCAATACCGACAGCAACTGCTCGTCCCGTTCGATGGGCTCGCCCTCACCGTCCTTGCGTTCGCCGGAGAGGCCCAatagctcctcctcctcggcggAAGCCTCTTCTATGAGGTAGTCGGTGATATTCTGAAGCACAGGATTCTTAGAATTGAAACCATAGCTAGAGCCGCTTCCATTGGCAGCCGTTGCCTCCGAATCGTTGGCAGGCGAGGGCTTGCTAAGGGGACCTTCGGACCACAGCTTAAATTTCTCATCCAGATTCATGACGATCCGAGCGCACAACTTGATATCTGATCGCACCACCTGTTTGTGGGCAGTGATGCCGTTGGCTGGACGCACTCGCCGAATCAAGTCGCGATTCACAATGGCCCCCATTTCGCAGTCGCGCAATCGCTGATTGTTCAAGCTCCAGCAAATCTCTTTGATGTTGACATCGCGTGTGAATGTAATCCAGCCGCGACGGTACCAGCGACGCTCCACCAAGGGATCTGCTATGGCCGTTCTCAAATACCCGCTGAAGCGGCTGCAAAGGGCCTCGATCTCGGCCTTGGTTATGGACGGAGCCAGGTTGCGTAGGAAAATCGATGAAGTGCGGTGCATGGCTCGCGTAGGATTCACTTTGTCTAGGTCAATGGTTACTGGTTTCACCTCACCTTGGGCATCCCCAGTCTCTGGCTCAGCAACACTTTCCGCTTTGGCCGCATCACCATCTTCCTTTTTTTTCTCATTATCAGATTTTGGCGAtttttctgcctgcctgccgtCCTCCTTAGCTTCACCCTCGACCTCAGGATCAGCAGCGGACTTCTCTGCGGATGTTTCCTCTTTGGGACTAACAGATCCCAGCTTTGCCTTAGCTGCTTCAGCCTGATCATTCTCAGCCTCCGCTTTCTGTTCGGCCCTCAGGCCATCCTCAACATCATATTTGGCCTTAAGCTTctcgtcgtcctcctcctcctcttcggaggagctggagctagattcagattcagatgaGGAGCTCTCAtcgtcgctgctgctgtttcgcTTGCGCTTCttgatcttctttttcttttctttcttctgcttctgcttgatCTCCGGAATGGGCTCGCTTTCTTTTGGCTCTTCCTCCTCTGGTTTTTTGGGAGGCGCATCTTCAACTTCAGCGTCATCCCAGTTCTCAACGTCTGAGTTAACAGGCTTTAAATCAATTCGCTGAGGCGAAACAATCAGTGGCAGATCATCTTCCTCCTTCTCTTTCTTGGGACTCTTGGGTGTATTTTCGACCACCGTGGTTGGATCAACTGACTCCGGCTTCCGGTCGAAGACTAACGCCTCCTTGGGCTTTTCATCGAGAACCTTGAGATCCTCATCGGTGCCGCCT harbors:
- the LOC117192701 gene encoding LOW QUALITY PROTEIN: serrate RNA effector molecule homolog (The sequence of the model RefSeq protein was modified relative to this genomic sequence to represent the inferred CDS: substituted 1 base at 1 genomic stop codon) — protein: MADSDDEYDRKRRDKFRGERESYRTERRDERRPIGGAGGGRDEWSERNPFRGGGAGGGGAPRHRPDYSDYRGPGPRARYGSPVRPVPPPKRMRSDWGDGDGRPGPRYGGYDPYLMQAWTDHYQFMHSAYHHASHPPPVRELPIIGGDTLTQPAMLNLKQFLDTQDENISDSEVMRKYTEYKTDFKRQQLNEFFVAHKDEEWFKNKYHPEDSVNRSEEQRGFLRXRTDVFVELLENGTIGSVKVDSSHGDALIKVLDTCVIKLEGGTDEDLKVLDEKPKEALVFDRKPESVDPTTVVENTPKSPKKEKEEDDLPLIVSPQRIDLKPVNSDVENWDDAEVEDAPPKKPEEEEPKESEPIPEIKQKQKKEKKKKIKKRKRNSSSDDESSSSESESSSSSSEEEEEDDEKLKAKYDVEDGLRAEQKAEAENDQAEAAKAKLGSVSPKEETSAEKSAADPEVEGEAKEDGRQAEKSPKSDNEKKKEDGDAAKAESVAEPETGDAQGEVKPVTIDLDKVNPTRAMHRTSSIFLRNLAPSITKAEIEALCSRFSGYLRTAIADPLVERRWYRRGWITFTRDVNIKEICWSLNNQRLRDCEMGAIVNRDLIRRVRPANGITAHKQVVRSDIKLCARIVMNLDEKFKLWSEGPLSKPSPANDSEATAANGSGSSYGFNSKNPVLQNITDYLIEEASAEEEELLGLSGERKDGEGEPIERDEQLLSVLDRLVLYLRIVHSVDYYNHCEYPYEDEMPNRCGIIHARGPAPSRVTSNELNEYIKSYEGKLLQFLTKTALLSEDQIKDLGAKNADTEVEKFVQANTQELAKDKWLCPLSGKKFKGPEFIRKHIFNKHEEKVDEVRKEVQYFNNYLRDPKRPQLPEHPGSVKRPETESVRGPGGYRPPMYTPMSGMPYSFGGHMMGGGRGGRHFPPARRPGGFDYRSHRSHYRDLDAPQEPY